The following proteins come from a genomic window of Denitromonas sp.:
- a CDS encoding rubrerythrin family protein, producing MQLKGSKTEGNLKAAFAGESQANRRYLYFASKADVEGYNDVAAVFRSTAEGETGHAHGHLEYLEACGDPATGLPIGNTTDNLAAAIAGETHEYTDMYPGMAKEARDEGFDEIADWFETLAKAERSHANKFQRTLDEVKANA from the coding sequence ATGCAACTCAAGGGAAGCAAGACCGAGGGCAACCTGAAGGCCGCATTTGCGGGCGAATCGCAGGCCAACCGTCGCTACCTGTATTTCGCGAGCAAGGCGGACGTGGAAGGCTACAACGATGTCGCGGCGGTGTTCCGCTCTACCGCCGAAGGCGAAACCGGCCACGCCCACGGCCACCTGGAGTATCTGGAGGCCTGTGGCGACCCCGCAACGGGGCTGCCCATCGGCAATACCACCGACAACCTCGCCGCCGCCATTGCCGGCGAGACCCACGAGTACACCGACATGTACCCGGGCATGGCCAAAGAAGCCCGCGACGAAGGCTTCGACGAGATCGCCGACTGGTTCGAGACGCTCGCCAAGGCCGAGCGCAGCCACGCCAACAAGTTCCAGCGCACGCTTGACGAGGTCAAGGCCAACGCCTGA
- a CDS encoding TolC family protein yields the protein MTRPILASSRAGALLLVFALLSWPMAAAAASTDTALGDDLSALLDYAMARNPDLAGRRFDAEAAEARVEPAGALPDPRLELELMDATNTQSGRGASLLPGEVGSTRYRIIQPIPFPGKRDLRSALADAQAGQAQAEQARTRVELVARIKTAFARHYQAAGQRQILEGTLSLLGALEPIVLTRYGVGLVPQQDAIRVQSEITNLRVELLEAERRQREAAARLNASLPRPADAPLHVPAALPAVPERLALAELRMRAQVQSPELARMRAGAQAAEHSRALAYRDRYPDLAVGLTNNRPRSGTDSWDVMLEVNIPLQQSARRAREREAERMVDAAQARTEGALALIEGRLGEAWAGYESSRDKARLLRNTLLPQAEAAYQAAEAGYETGRVNFNTLIEAERLILRTRLALLDAEVDRFVRIVEIEQLIGAPL from the coding sequence ATGACCCGTCCGATTCTGGCGTCGTCCCGAGCTGGGGCGCTGCTGCTCGTGTTCGCGCTGCTGTCGTGGCCGATGGCTGCGGCCGCCGCATCCACCGATACGGCGCTGGGTGATGATCTGTCGGCGCTGCTCGACTACGCCATGGCGCGCAACCCTGACCTGGCTGGCCGCCGGTTCGATGCCGAGGCGGCCGAGGCGCGGGTCGAGCCGGCGGGCGCCTTGCCCGATCCGCGCTTAGAGCTCGAACTCATGGATGCCACCAACACCCAGTCGGGACGGGGGGCATCGTTGTTGCCCGGCGAGGTCGGCAGCACGCGCTACCGGATCATCCAGCCCATTCCCTTCCCCGGCAAACGTGACCTGCGCAGTGCGCTCGCCGACGCGCAGGCCGGGCAGGCTCAGGCCGAGCAGGCGCGCACCCGGGTGGAGCTGGTCGCCCGCATCAAGACCGCTTTTGCGCGGCACTACCAGGCGGCCGGGCAGCGCCAGATCCTGGAAGGCACCTTGAGCCTGCTCGGTGCGCTCGAGCCCATTGTGCTGACGCGCTACGGCGTGGGGCTGGTGCCGCAGCAGGACGCCATCCGCGTGCAGAGCGAAATCACCAACCTGCGGGTCGAACTGCTTGAGGCCGAAAGACGCCAGCGCGAGGCGGCCGCCCGGCTCAATGCCAGCCTGCCGCGCCCGGCCGATGCGCCACTGCATGTGCCGGCGGCCTTGCCGGCGGTGCCCGAGCGGCTGGCCCTGGCCGAGCTGCGAATGCGTGCGCAGGTACAGTCGCCGGAACTGGCGCGGATGCGTGCCGGAGCGCAGGCGGCCGAGCACTCGCGTGCGCTGGCTTACCGTGATCGCTACCCCGATCTGGCCGTCGGCCTGACCAACAACCGTCCGCGCAGCGGCACCGACAGCTGGGATGTCATGCTCGAGGTGAACATCCCGCTCCAGCAGTCGGCGCGGCGCGCCCGCGAGCGCGAGGCCGAGCGCATGGTCGATGCCGCCCAGGCGCGGACCGAGGGCGCACTGGCGCTGATCGAAGGGCGCCTTGGCGAAGCCTGGGCCGGCTATGAGTCAAGCCGGGACAAGGCGCGCCTGTTGCGCAACACCTTGCTGCCGCAGGCCGAAGCGGCCTACCAGGCCGCCGAAGCGGGCTACGAGACCGGCCGGGTCAACTTCAACACCCTGATCGAAGCGGAGCGGCTGATCCTGCGTACCCGCCTGGCCTTGCTCGACGCGGAGGTCGATCGCTTCGTCCGCATCGTGGAGATCGAACAATTGATCGGAGCTCCCCTGTGA
- a CDS encoding cytochrome c: MGRFAMGMLTTLAGLGVIGAGVVMSGAVNVAADQPHSDAVHQLIELARERAVEAGAADIQVPALDDPAAIRRGAGNYAAMCVDCHLRPDSGPTELSQGLYPPPPDLTAAAPEPARAFWTIKHGIKASGMPAWGKNMGDAHLWDMVAFLQRLPDMSAADYLAEVAASDGHSHGGGEHMMAVPAPAAEGEHPTGAMAGDDHHAVAAPAGAPARKTHVHPDGKSHVH; encoded by the coding sequence ATGGGGCGTTTTGCGATGGGGATGCTGACGACGCTGGCGGGGCTGGGGGTGATTGGTGCCGGGGTGGTGATGAGCGGCGCGGTCAACGTGGCGGCCGATCAGCCGCACAGCGATGCGGTGCATCAGTTGATCGAGCTGGCGCGTGAGCGCGCTGTCGAGGCCGGAGCGGCCGACATTCAGGTGCCGGCGCTTGATGACCCGGCAGCGATCCGGCGCGGCGCCGGCAACTACGCCGCCATGTGCGTCGATTGCCACCTGCGCCCCGACAGCGGCCCGACCGAACTGAGCCAGGGCCTGTACCCGCCGCCGCCCGACCTGACTGCCGCCGCGCCCGAGCCCGCGCGCGCCTTCTGGACCATCAAGCATGGCATCAAGGCCTCGGGCATGCCGGCCTGGGGCAAGAACATGGGCGATGCCCACCTGTGGGACATGGTCGCCTTCCTGCAACGGCTGCCGGACATGAGCGCCGCGGATTACCTCGCCGAGGTCGCTGCGAGCGACGGCCATTCGCACGGCGGCGGGGAGCACATGATGGCGGTGCCCGCGCCGGCGGCGGAAGGCGAGCACCCCACGGGCGCGATGGCGGGGGACGATCATCACGCCGTGGCGGCGCCCGCCGGCGCGCCGGCGCGCAAGACCCATGTCCATCCCGACGGGAAGTCCCATGTTCATTGA
- the pepN gene encoding aminopeptidase N, translating into MKTEHAPTIHRTDYQPLAWSVDTVDLHFALDAKATEVRNRMTCTRRGAGPLVLMAEGLTRVSLTVDGVAVAAADLRETDTGIELDLGERDSAVVDVVTRLDPSANTELSGLYHSGGGLYTQCEAEGFRRITCFPDRPDVMACFTVTLEADKAAFPVLLSNGNLVDSGELPDGRHFAKWEDPFPKPSYLFALVAGDLVVLERKETTRSGREVLLQVWVEAGNLDRAEHAMDSLVHAMRWDEATFGLELDLDRYMIVAVSDFNMGAMENKGLNIFNAKFVLAKPDTATDVDYEHIESVVAHEYFHNWTGNRVTCRDWFQLTLKEGLTVFRDQQFSADMLAAAGGESARAVKRIEDVRVLRTAQFPEDAGPMAHPIRPDQYQAIDNFYTATVYEKGAEVIRMLHTLLGAEGFRNGMDLYFSYHDGQAVTCDDFVEAMSEANGVDLDQFMRWYSQRGTPRLRAEGRYDAAARQYTLTLTQQRPDGDEALHMPVALGLIGPKGADLPLTLAGEATAGTTTRLFELKDTTTTLVFEGIDAEPVPSLLRGFSAPVIVELAEDDARLAFRMAHDSDPFNRWDAAQRFMVRVILAMTADAARGVLPQVPDRFMAAFGALLHNESLDPAYRAVALTLPAEAYLLEQMTPADPVALRRALIVLMRSIGEGLADSWLGLDARLTVAGAYRYHPADAGRRALRNLGQRYLCAAGVSQGVEQALARATGEGHMTDRFGALAALVHSPASAEAATALADFERRFAGDALVMDKWFAIQAGAWRWIDSAKPALARIEALMSHPAFSLSNPNKIYALFGAYFRANPAEFHRADGAGYRFWADRIRDLNKRNPQVASRMARVLENWRRFTPALQALAREQIDALVAEKTLSPDVREVLEKALGDAR; encoded by the coding sequence ATGAAAACCGAACACGCTCCGACCATCCACCGCACCGACTATCAGCCCCTGGCCTGGTCGGTCGACACCGTCGACCTGCACTTCGCCCTCGACGCCAAGGCCACCGAAGTGCGCAACCGCATGACCTGCACTCGCCGCGGCGCCGGCCCGCTGGTGCTGATGGCCGAAGGGCTGACCCGGGTGTCGCTGACCGTCGACGGCGTGGCCGTTGCTGCGGCCGATCTGCGCGAGACCGACACCGGCATCGAACTCGACCTGGGCGAGCGCGACTCTGCGGTGGTCGACGTGGTGACCCGCCTCGATCCCAGCGCCAACACCGAGCTGTCCGGTCTCTACCACTCCGGTGGCGGGCTCTACACCCAGTGCGAGGCCGAAGGCTTCCGGCGCATCACCTGCTTCCCCGACCGGCCGGACGTGATGGCGTGCTTCACCGTCACGCTGGAGGCCGACAAGGCCGCCTTCCCGGTGCTGCTGTCCAACGGCAACCTCGTCGATTCGGGCGAACTGCCCGATGGCCGGCATTTCGCCAAATGGGAAGACCCTTTCCCCAAGCCGAGCTATCTCTTCGCGCTCGTGGCCGGCGATCTGGTGGTGCTCGAGCGCAAGGAAACCACCCGTTCGGGGCGTGAGGTGCTGCTGCAGGTGTGGGTGGAAGCGGGCAACCTCGACCGCGCCGAACACGCCATGGACTCGCTGGTGCACGCCATGCGCTGGGACGAGGCCACCTTCGGCCTCGAACTCGACCTCGACCGCTACATGATCGTGGCGGTGAGCGACTTCAACATGGGCGCGATGGAGAACAAGGGCCTCAACATCTTCAACGCCAAGTTCGTGCTCGCCAAGCCGGACACCGCCACCGACGTGGACTACGAGCACATCGAGAGCGTGGTGGCGCATGAATACTTCCACAACTGGACCGGCAACCGCGTCACCTGCCGCGACTGGTTCCAGCTCACCCTCAAGGAAGGCCTCACCGTCTTCCGCGATCAGCAGTTTTCGGCCGACATGCTCGCTGCCGCCGGTGGTGAGTCGGCACGTGCGGTCAAGCGCATCGAGGACGTGCGCGTGCTGCGCACCGCCCAGTTCCCGGAAGACGCCGGCCCCATGGCGCACCCGATCCGCCCCGACCAGTACCAGGCTATCGACAATTTCTACACCGCCACGGTGTACGAGAAGGGCGCCGAAGTCATCCGCATGCTGCACACCCTGCTCGGCGCCGAAGGCTTCCGCAACGGCATGGACCTGTACTTCAGTTACCACGACGGCCAGGCCGTGACCTGCGACGACTTTGTCGAAGCCATGTCCGAGGCCAACGGGGTGGATCTGGACCAGTTCATGCGCTGGTACAGCCAGCGCGGCACGCCACGCCTGCGGGCCGAGGGCCGCTACGACGCGGCCGCCCGCCAATACACGCTCACGCTCACCCAGCAACGCCCGGACGGTGATGAGGCGCTGCACATGCCCGTCGCACTCGGCCTGATCGGCCCGAAGGGCGCCGACCTGCCGCTGACGCTCGCTGGCGAGGCGACGGCGGGTACGACAACCCGGCTGTTTGAACTCAAGGACACCACCACCACGCTGGTGTTCGAAGGCATCGACGCCGAGCCCGTGCCCTCGCTGTTGCGCGGCTTCTCCGCGCCGGTGATCGTCGAGCTGGCCGAGGACGACGCGCGGCTGGCCTTCCGCATGGCGCACGATTCGGACCCCTTCAACCGCTGGGACGCGGCGCAACGCTTCATGGTGCGGGTGATCCTGGCGATGACGGCCGACGCCGCCCGGGGTGTGCTGCCGCAAGTGCCCGACCGCTTCATGGCGGCCTTTGGCGCCTTGCTGCACAACGAGTCGCTCGACCCGGCCTACCGCGCCGTGGCGCTCACGCTGCCGGCCGAAGCCTATCTGCTCGAACAAATGACGCCGGCCGACCCGGTTGCGCTGCGCCGCGCGCTGATCGTCCTCATGCGCAGCATCGGCGAAGGCCTGGCCGACAGCTGGCTGGGGCTCGATGCCCGGCTCACCGTGGCCGGCGCCTACCGCTACCACCCGGCCGACGCCGGTCGGCGGGCGCTGCGTAACCTGGGCCAGCGCTACCTGTGCGCCGCCGGGGTCAGCCAGGGGGTCGAGCAGGCGCTGGCGCGGGCCACCGGCGAGGGCCACATGACCGACCGCTTCGGCGCGCTGGCGGCGCTGGTGCACAGCCCGGCCAGCGCCGAGGCCGCCACCGCGCTGGCCGACTTCGAACGCCGCTTTGCCGGCGATGCGCTGGTGATGGACAAGTGGTTCGCCATCCAGGCCGGCGCCTGGCGCTGGATCGATTCGGCCAAACCGGCGCTGGCGCGCATCGAGGCGCTGATGTCACACCCGGCCTTCAGCCTGAGCAACCCGAACAAGATCTACGCGCTGTTCGGCGCCTACTTCCGCGCCAACCCGGCCGAGTTCCACCGCGCCGACGGTGCCGGTTACCGCTTCTGGGCCGATCGTATCCGCGATCTGAACAAGCGCAACCCGCAGGTGGCCTCGCGCATGGCGCGGGTGCTGGAAAACTGGCGCCGCTTCACGCCCGCCTTGCAAGCGCTGGCGCGCGAACAGATCGACGCGCTGGTGGCCGAAAAGACCCTGTCGCCCGATGTCCGCGAGGTGCTGGAGAAGGCGCTGGGCGACGCCCGCTGA
- a CDS encoding heavy metal sensor histidine kinase, whose protein sequence is MTRRTSLTARLTLLFAAASSAVLLALGLVIGSAMERHFEEQDVDALRGKLELIAHAIDHLRGADTGMPLPQALDQAFVGHHEMAILILDADRQTVFSAGDARFPAMAPITASATRTLTPFVWSQDDTQYRALAMRLNDPARAGQQLIVAVALDIAHHTRFMAAFSRTLWLFMLGAACISGLLGWFAARRGLASLKVLAGQTATVTAKKLDVRLAEDQVPTELSELVRSLNDMLARLEDAFRRLSDFSSDLAHELRTPISNLMTQTQVALSRPRTAEDYRDILASNAEELDRMARMVADMLYLAKADNGLVIPDCQVVNLGHEVDALFEFYDALAEEKSVALARRGSATVAGDSLMLRRALSNLLSNAVRHAHPGSTVRVGLAEQRAAVVIEVENQGDTLDADTLACFFERFYRADPSRHHTSEGAGLGLAITRSIIIAHRGGIRVTSIEGVTRFEITLPRT, encoded by the coding sequence ATGACCCGGCGCACCTCGCTCACGGCACGGCTCACGCTGCTGTTTGCCGCCGCCTCCAGTGCCGTGCTGCTGGCCCTCGGCCTGGTCATTGGCTCGGCCATGGAGCGCCACTTTGAAGAGCAGGACGTCGATGCGCTGCGCGGCAAGCTGGAGCTGATCGCCCACGCCATCGATCATTTGCGCGGCGCCGACACCGGCATGCCTCTGCCACAGGCGCTGGACCAGGCCTTTGTCGGCCACCATGAGATGGCCATCCTGATACTCGACGCCGACCGCCAGACGGTCTTCTCGGCAGGCGATGCGCGCTTCCCGGCCATGGCCCCGATCACCGCCTCCGCGACCCGCACACTCACGCCATTTGTCTGGTCGCAAGACGACACCCAGTACCGTGCGCTGGCCATGCGGCTCAATGACCCGGCACGTGCGGGCCAGCAGCTGATTGTCGCGGTCGCGCTCGACATTGCCCACCACACCCGCTTCATGGCGGCCTTCTCGCGCACGCTCTGGCTGTTCATGCTCGGCGCCGCCTGCATCAGCGGCCTGCTGGGCTGGTTTGCCGCGCGGCGCGGCCTGGCCTCGCTGAAGGTGCTGGCCGGACAAACCGCCACCGTCACGGCCAAGAAACTTGACGTCCGGCTGGCCGAAGACCAGGTGCCCACCGAACTGAGCGAGCTGGTGCGCAGCCTCAACGACATGCTGGCCCGGCTCGAAGACGCCTTCCGGCGGCTGTCGGACTTCTCCTCCGACCTCGCCCACGAGTTGCGTACCCCGATCAGCAACCTGATGACCCAGACCCAGGTGGCGCTGTCCCGCCCGCGCACGGCAGAGGACTATCGCGACATCCTGGCCTCAAACGCCGAAGAACTCGACCGCATGGCGCGCATGGTGGCCGATATGCTGTACCTGGCCAAGGCCGATAACGGGCTGGTCATTCCGGACTGTCAGGTGGTCAACCTGGGCCACGAAGTCGATGCCTTGTTCGAGTTCTACGATGCGCTCGCCGAGGAAAAGTCCGTGGCCCTCGCCCGGCGGGGCTCGGCCACCGTGGCGGGCGATTCGCTGATGCTGCGCCGCGCCCTGAGCAACCTGCTGTCCAACGCCGTGCGCCATGCCCACCCCGGCAGCACGGTGCGGGTCGGGCTCGCCGAACAGCGAGCGGCCGTGGTCATCGAGGTCGAGAACCAGGGCGACACCCTCGATGCCGACACGCTGGCGTGTTTCTTCGAGCGCTTCTACCGCGCCGACCCCTCGCGCCACCACACCAGCGAGGGGGCCGGGCTGGGGCTGGCGATCACGCGCTCGATCATCATCGCCCACCGGGGCGGGATCCGCGTCACCTCGATCGAAGGGGTGACGCGTTTCGAGATCACGCTGCCGCGCACCTAG
- a CDS encoding copper-binding protein, with the protein MKHLTLAAMFSLGLLASLPAAAADGHGHGAMPMGAQSAQLSDGEIKKLDAAAGKVTIKHGPLHSLGMGAMTMTFHVANGAMLEGRKPGDKVRFMAEDHGGKLTVTQMEMAH; encoded by the coding sequence ATGAAACACCTGACCCTCGCCGCCATGTTCTCCCTGGGCCTGTTGGCCAGCCTGCCCGCGGCGGCAGCCGACGGCCACGGCCATGGCGCGATGCCCATGGGCGCCCAGTCGGCCCAGCTGTCCGATGGCGAAATCAAGAAGCTCGACGCTGCGGCGGGCAAGGTGACCATCAAGCACGGCCCGCTGCACAGCCTGGGCATGGGCGCGATGACCATGACCTTCCATGTTGCCAATGGCGCCATGCTCGAGGGGCGCAAGCCGGGCGACAAGGTGCGCTTCATGGCGGAAGACCATGGCGGCAAGCTGACCGTCACCCAGATGGAAATGGCGCACTAA
- a CDS encoding efflux RND transporter periplasmic adaptor subunit — MGGYLIADGEPPAPPALAAPAASAPDDAAPTAERKILYYRNPMGLPDTSPTPKKDSMGMDYIPVYADDAPDDSGAVKVSPTRLQTLGVKTGRASLQVIDATTRAVGRVEINERAIHDVSPRFEGWIERLYVNASGDPVKRGQPLFSVYSPELVSARKELDIAEQLANGAGTADPVARESARRLLAAARERLRHWQVASGGGSASNITFNSPANGVVLEKKAVEGMRFAPGMAIYRIADLSRVWVIADVYEQDLARVGVGQAAVVQVEAFPGRRFEARVTYLYPTLNVATRTTPVRLELDNREGLLRPGMFAHVELAGGAASRLSVPRSALIDTGERQVVLRVAGEGVFKPQPVTVGQRGREHVEILDGLAEGDEVVVAANFLIDAESNLKAALSAFAAPEAAKPAAKTYEAVGSIDALDAASNTVSMNHEPIPALQWPAMTMDFGLDSAAVANGLLPGEPLRFTFEDRGDGEFVIIKMEKADPAAAAHKGH, encoded by the coding sequence ATGGGCGGCTACCTGATCGCCGACGGCGAACCGCCGGCGCCGCCCGCGCTTGCGGCGCCGGCCGCGTCCGCGCCGGACGATGCGGCGCCCACCGCCGAGCGCAAGATTCTGTACTACCGCAATCCGATGGGCCTGCCCGACACCTCGCCCACGCCCAAGAAGGACTCGATGGGCATGGACTACATTCCCGTCTATGCCGACGATGCCCCGGACGACAGCGGGGCGGTCAAGGTCAGCCCCACCCGTTTGCAGACGCTGGGGGTCAAGACCGGGCGGGCAAGCTTGCAGGTCATCGATGCCACCACCCGTGCCGTCGGCCGCGTGGAGATCAACGAGCGCGCGATTCACGATGTGTCGCCGCGTTTCGAGGGCTGGATCGAGCGGCTGTATGTCAATGCCAGCGGCGATCCGGTCAAGCGTGGGCAGCCGCTGTTTTCGGTGTATAGCCCCGAACTGGTGTCGGCCCGCAAGGAGCTGGATATTGCCGAACAGCTCGCCAACGGCGCCGGCACGGCCGACCCGGTGGCGCGGGAGAGTGCCCGCCGGCTGCTCGCTGCGGCCCGCGAGCGGCTGCGTCACTGGCAGGTGGCGTCCGGCGGCGGCAGCGCGAGCAACATCACCTTCAACTCGCCGGCCAATGGCGTGGTGCTCGAGAAAAAAGCCGTCGAAGGCATGCGCTTTGCGCCCGGCATGGCCATCTACCGGATTGCCGACCTGTCGCGCGTGTGGGTCATCGCCGATGTGTATGAGCAGGACCTGGCCCGGGTTGGCGTCGGCCAGGCGGCGGTGGTGCAGGTCGAAGCCTTTCCCGGGCGGCGTTTCGAGGCCCGGGTGACCTACCTGTACCCGACGCTCAATGTGGCGACCCGCACGACACCGGTACGCCTGGAACTGGACAACCGCGAGGGCCTGCTGCGCCCGGGCATGTTTGCCCATGTCGAGCTCGCCGGCGGTGCCGCGTCGCGCCTGAGCGTTCCGCGCTCGGCGCTGATCGACACCGGCGAGCGCCAGGTGGTGCTGCGGGTGGCCGGCGAGGGGGTGTTCAAGCCCCAGCCGGTGACGGTCGGCCAACGCGGCCGCGAGCACGTCGAGATCCTCGATGGGCTTGCCGAGGGCGACGAAGTGGTGGTCGCGGCGAACTTCCTGATCGATGCCGAGAGCAACCTCAAGGCCGCGCTGTCGGCCTTTGCCGCGCCGGAGGCGGCCAAACCCGCCGCCAAGACCTACGAGGCGGTCGGCAGTATCGATGCGCTCGACGCCGCGTCGAACACCGTGTCGATGAACCACGAACCCATCCCCGCCCTGCAGTGGCCGGCGATGACCATGGACTTCGGGCTCGACTCGGCGGCGGTGGCCAATGGGCTGCTGCCGGGCGAGCCGCTGCGCTTCACCTTCGAGGACCGCGGCGATGGCGAGTTCGTGATCATCAAGATGGAAAAGGCCGATCCGGCCGCCGCCGCGCACAAGGGGCACTGA
- a CDS encoding heterodisulfide reductase-related iron-sulfur binding cluster yields the protein MPPNGTVREGSLDAPTRHPLDWKSADFWDQASLDAELERVFNICHGCRRCVSLCGAFPTLFDLVDEGPTGEVDGVPRARYGEVVDQCYLCDMCYMSKCPYVPPHEWNIDFPHLMLRAKAVERKRTGPRFRDTVLSSTDKTGLFAGIPVVTQTINAVNRTAAMRGVMEKTLGVDAKAWLPSFATRKFRSAAGEAASSIATDGERTPGKVVLFSTCFINYNEPGIGLDLVAILDHNEIPWRLATKEACCGMPKLEQGDLDGVEALKNINIPQLVALAREGYAILTGVPSCTLMFKQELPHMFPDDPDVLAVRDAMWEPFEYLVARHKDGLLKTDFKETLGKIAYHVPCHGRVQAIGRKTEEFLKKIAGLEVDTTERCSGHAGTFGVKKEFHAMAMKIGRPVFRKMAEAEPDFISSDCPLGGHHLAQGIEQNHQKTPELAHPITLVRRAYGI from the coding sequence ATGCCGCCCAACGGAACCGTCCGCGAAGGCAGTCTCGACGCCCCCACGCGCCACCCGCTCGACTGGAAAAGTGCCGACTTCTGGGACCAAGCCTCGCTCGACGCCGAGCTGGAGCGCGTCTTCAACATCTGCCACGGCTGCCGGCGCTGCGTGAGCCTGTGCGGAGCCTTCCCCACCCTGTTCGACCTGGTCGACGAGGGGCCCACCGGCGAGGTCGATGGCGTGCCCAGGGCGCGCTACGGCGAGGTGGTCGACCAGTGCTATCTGTGCGACATGTGCTACATGTCGAAATGCCCCTATGTGCCGCCGCATGAGTGGAATATCGATTTTCCGCACCTGATGCTTCGCGCCAAGGCGGTCGAGCGCAAGCGCACCGGCCCGCGCTTTCGCGACACGGTGCTCTCGTCCACCGACAAGACCGGCCTGTTCGCCGGCATTCCGGTGGTCACGCAGACCATCAACGCCGTCAACCGCACCGCCGCCATGCGCGGGGTAATGGAAAAAACACTGGGCGTCGACGCCAAGGCCTGGCTGCCGAGCTTCGCCACGCGCAAGTTCCGGTCCGCCGCGGGCGAAGCGGCCTCGAGCATCGCCACCGACGGCGAACGCACGCCCGGCAAGGTGGTGCTGTTCTCGACCTGCTTCATCAACTACAACGAGCCGGGCATCGGGCTGGACCTGGTGGCGATTCTTGACCACAACGAGATCCCCTGGCGGCTGGCCACGAAGGAAGCCTGTTGCGGCATGCCCAAGCTGGAGCAAGGCGATCTGGACGGCGTCGAGGCGCTCAAGAACATCAACATCCCGCAACTGGTGGCGCTGGCGCGCGAAGGCTATGCCATCCTCACCGGCGTGCCCTCCTGTACGCTGATGTTCAAGCAGGAGCTGCCGCACATGTTCCCGGACGACCCCGACGTGCTGGCCGTGCGCGACGCCATGTGGGAGCCCTTCGAATACCTGGTGGCGCGCCACAAGGACGGCCTGCTCAAGACCGACTTCAAGGAGACGCTGGGCAAGATCGCCTACCACGTGCCCTGCCACGGCCGGGTACAGGCCATCGGGCGCAAGACCGAAGAATTCCTCAAGAAGATTGCCGGTCTTGAGGTCGACACCACCGAGCGCTGCTCCGGCCATGCCGGCACCTTCGGCGTGAAGAAGGAGTTTCACGCCATGGCCATGAAGATCGGCCGCCCGGTGTTTCGCAAGATGGCCGAGGCCGAGCCCGACTTCATCAGCTCGGACTGTCCGCTGGGTGGCCACCACCTGGCCCAGGGCATCGAACAGAACCACCAGAAAACCCCCGAGCTCGCCCACCCGATCACCCTGGTGCGGCGTGCCTACGGCATCTGA
- a CDS encoding heavy metal response regulator transcription factor, translating to MRILIVEDETKTGDYLRQGLTEAGYVVDLARDGMDGLHLALTGDYDLVILDVMLPGLSGWQLLETVRRSGRELPVLFLTARDQVEDRVKGLELGADDYLVKPFAFAELLARVRTLFRRGRNGTEPTVLSAADLELDLLRRRVTRSGRRIDLTAKEFSLLELLLRRQGEVLPRSLIASQVWDMNFDSDTNVIEVAVRRLRAKVDDPFEPKLIRTVRGMGYVLEAPDPA from the coding sequence ATGCGCATTCTGATCGTCGAAGACGAGACCAAGACCGGCGACTACCTCAGGCAGGGTCTGACCGAGGCCGGCTATGTGGTCGACCTGGCGCGCGACGGCATGGATGGCCTGCATCTGGCGCTGACCGGCGACTACGACCTGGTGATTCTCGATGTGATGCTGCCCGGCCTGAGCGGCTGGCAACTGCTGGAGACCGTGCGCCGCAGCGGGCGCGAACTGCCGGTGCTCTTCCTGACCGCCCGCGACCAGGTCGAAGACCGGGTCAAGGGGCTGGAACTGGGGGCGGACGACTACCTCGTCAAGCCCTTTGCCTTCGCCGAACTGCTGGCGCGGGTGCGCACCCTCTTCCGCCGCGGGCGCAACGGCACCGAACCGACGGTGCTGTCGGCGGCCGACCTGGAACTCGACCTGCTACGCCGGCGCGTCACCCGCAGCGGCCGGCGCATCGACCTGACCGCCAAGGAGTTCAGCCTGCTCGAACTGCTGCTGCGCCGGCAAGGCGAGGTGCTGCCCCGCTCGCTGATCGCCTCCCAGGTGTGGGACATGAACTTCGACTCGGACACCAACGTGATCGAGGTGGCCGTACGCCGTCTGCGCGCCAAGGTGGACGACCCCTTCGAGCCCAAGCTGATCCGCACCGTGCGCGGCATGGGCTACGTGCTCGAGGCGCCCGACCCGGCATGA